In Phormidium yuhuli AB48, one genomic interval encodes:
- a CDS encoding tetratricopeptide repeat protein — translation MEWFNQGQRSVGHGDFGWEIPNQGRRIVGTQSNDRLIGTRGNDTILGLGGNDVLFGGAGNDVLIGGEGRDTLTGGGGANHFVLSRSPRDRDVITDFNPDQDKIRLEQGVSLFSLTVTPQSDRTIIHQNGRPLSILLNTDTDLSRDDFLTVNDVHRYERQIATSRRRIETSFWADPHAYHQWGEALAGLGYHREAISKYNTAIRFGGQDKSKYYLSLGDSHLALGNTWNAIESYNNALSEARSWRLGSTVIDANMGLGLAYAARGNHSRAIDHYNRVIRSRWNNDEAYYQRGLSHLAQRRYDWAINDIAQASNLNPNEVSYHMKLGKIHDRLGQPQFSEWSYSRAISLDNFSADAYYQRGLARRQLGRFDARFDFEEAARLYRSQENWSAGSRALQQSFRSGPPIRPRPYDPFYNPYRNPSAGQRFFLPYDPPFYPAPPRTSWQAPWSTYYNFNTPRPNPWRG, via the coding sequence ATGGAATGGTTCAACCAAGGACAACGTTCTGTCGGTCATGGAGATTTCGGTTGGGAGATACCGAATCAGGGCCGGAGGATTGTCGGAACCCAGTCAAATGATCGGCTGATTGGGACTCGGGGTAATGACACAATTCTCGGTTTAGGAGGCAATGATGTACTTTTCGGCGGAGCTGGCAATGATGTTCTGATTGGGGGAGAAGGGCGAGATACTCTCACCGGTGGTGGAGGGGCCAATCACTTTGTTCTCTCCCGCTCACCCCGCGATCGCGATGTCATCACTGACTTTAATCCCGACCAGGATAAGATCCGTTTGGAACAGGGAGTCTCCCTCTTCAGTTTGACGGTGACGCCTCAGTCGGATCGAACCATCATTCACCAAAATGGTCGCCCCTTATCCATCCTCTTAAATACGGACACCGACCTATCTCGGGATGACTTTCTCACCGTCAACGATGTACATCGCTACGAACGACAAATTGCGACTAGTCGGCGACGGATTGAAACCTCCTTTTGGGCTGATCCTCATGCCTATCATCAATGGGGTGAGGCCTTAGCTGGCTTGGGATATCATCGGGAGGCGATCAGTAAGTACAACACGGCTATTCGCTTCGGGGGACAGGATAAGTCTAAATATTACCTAAGTCTCGGGGATTCTCACCTGGCCTTAGGTAATACCTGGAATGCCATTGAGAGTTATAACAACGCTCTCTCTGAGGCCCGCAGTTGGCGACTTGGGTCTACTGTAATCGATGCCAATATGGGATTGGGACTTGCCTATGCGGCGCGAGGTAATCACTCTCGGGCAATTGACCACTACAACCGCGTTATTCGGTCTCGATGGAACAACGATGAAGCCTACTATCAACGGGGTTTATCGCATCTGGCTCAAAGACGCTATGACTGGGCCATTAATGACATCGCCCAGGCCAGCAACTTGAACCCCAATGAGGTGTCTTATCACATGAAACTGGGCAAGATTCATGATCGCTTAGGACAACCTCAGTTCTCAGAATGGAGTTATAGCCGAGCCATTAGTCTCGATAACTTCTCGGCCGATGCTTACTATCAACGGGGTCTAGCTCGCCGACAACTGGGTCGCTTTGATGCACGATTTGATTTTGAAGAAGCCGCTCGGTTATACCGCTCACAAGAAAACTGGTCAGCCGGATCACGAGCACTCCAACAGAGCTTCCGTTCTGGTCCCCCCATACGTCCACGACCCTATGATCCGTTCTACAATCCCTACCGTAACCCCAGTGCCGGACAACGTTTCTTCTTACCCTATGATCCCCCCTTCTATCCAGCTCCCCCTCGCACATCTTGGCAAGCTCCATGGTCAACTTACTATAACTTTAATACACCTCGCCCTAATCCCTGGCGTGGCTAG
- a CDS encoding TenA family protein, with protein MTLSSILWQANQDLAQACLQHPFVQGIAQGDLPRQRFSYYVGQDAFFLRAFARAYSVAAAKCTDWETFQVFHRLTQGVLEELQLHDSYSEDWQVNLTAVEAGVSTRRYTDFLLATAWQTDVATIAAAMSPCMRLYLFLGRELAKDGIPDHQYADWICTYGSDEFEPLARQLEEVVDRQGCDSPQLRQTYRYAMDCELAFFEAAWTSFG; from the coding sequence ATGACCCTATCTTCAATTTTGTGGCAGGCTAATCAGGACTTAGCTCAAGCTTGCCTTCAGCATCCATTTGTACAGGGAATTGCCCAGGGAGATTTACCTCGTCAGAGGTTTAGTTATTATGTGGGACAGGACGCCTTTTTCCTACGGGCCTTTGCTCGGGCCTATAGTGTAGCGGCTGCAAAATGCACCGATTGGGAGACATTCCAGGTGTTTCACCGTTTGACACAAGGGGTACTTGAGGAACTCCAGCTACATGACAGTTATAGCGAAGACTGGCAGGTCAATCTAACCGCCGTAGAAGCTGGGGTCTCAACACGACGTTATACCGATTTTCTCCTAGCTACAGCGTGGCAGACTGATGTAGCAACCATCGCAGCCGCGATGTCTCCCTGTATGCGGCTCTATCTGTTTCTGGGCCGGGAGTTGGCAAAAGATGGCATCCCTGATCACCAATATGCTGATTGGATCTGTACCTATGGTAGCGACGAGTTTGAGCCGTTGGCAAGACAGCTCGAAGAGGTGGTCGATCGCCAAGGATGCGATAGTCCCCAATTACGGCAAACCTACCGCTATGCCATGGACTGTGAACTGGCCTTCTTTGAGGCTGCCTGGACAAGTTTTGGCTAG
- a CDS encoding TRAP transporter large permease, with protein sequence MLDWLGILMFAGVFVLLLLGYPVAFTLGGVAVLFSLLGSLLGVFNLALWGTLPLQVFNTMSNYTLLAIPYFIFMGAMLEKSGIAERLLETIGILFGRVRGGLALAVIIVGALLGATTGVVAATVVAMGLISLPIMLRYGYNKELATGVIVASGTLGQIIPPSVVLVVLADQLGISVGDLFVGAFFPGLLMTGVFALHVFGITLIRPDLAPALPEEVRNLRGRHLMSRILGAMIPPLLLIFLVLGSIFFGFATPTEAGALGGIGAILLALINQRLTWTALRQVCDVTLRITSMVVLILIGSTAFSMVFRGLNGEIVMRTFLANLPGGEWGFLAISMLIVFLLGFFIDFFQIAFIIVPLFAPVAQSFGLDMVWYGVILGANLQTSFLTPPFGFALFYLRGIAPDSVKTSEIYRGATQFVLLQILVLMAIIRFPGIVTWLPSLAQ encoded by the coding sequence ATGCTTGACTGGTTAGGAATCCTCATGTTTGCCGGGGTGTTCGTCTTACTGCTTCTCGGCTATCCGGTGGCCTTTACCCTGGGAGGGGTAGCGGTTCTCTTTAGTCTCCTGGGTTCCCTGTTGGGGGTTTTTAATCTGGCTCTGTGGGGAACCCTACCCTTGCAGGTGTTTAACACCATGTCGAATTACACCCTCCTGGCGATTCCCTATTTTATCTTCATGGGGGCGATGTTGGAGAAGTCGGGAATTGCTGAACGACTTTTGGAGACGATTGGCATTCTCTTTGGACGAGTGCGTGGGGGACTGGCCTTAGCGGTGATTATTGTTGGGGCGTTGTTGGGGGCAACGACGGGCGTTGTTGCGGCAACCGTGGTGGCGATGGGATTGATTTCCTTGCCGATTATGCTGCGCTATGGTTACAACAAAGAACTCGCCACAGGGGTCATTGTAGCCTCAGGAACCTTGGGACAAATTATTCCCCCCAGTGTTGTTTTAGTGGTCTTAGCAGACCAATTAGGGATTTCAGTTGGGGATTTATTCGTGGGGGCATTTTTCCCAGGACTCTTGATGACTGGAGTGTTTGCCCTTCATGTTTTTGGAATTACCCTGATTCGCCCAGATTTAGCTCCAGCCTTACCAGAAGAGGTCCGAAATTTGCGCGGGCGACATCTAATGAGTCGTATTTTGGGGGCGATGATTCCACCATTATTGCTGATTTTTTTGGTCTTGGGGAGTATCTTTTTTGGCTTTGCCACACCGACAGAGGCGGGAGCATTGGGGGGGATTGGAGCAATTCTGTTAGCCTTGATCAATCAACGTTTGACTTGGACAGCATTGCGCCAAGTTTGTGATGTAACCCTGCGAATTACGAGCATGGTCGTGTTGATTTTGATTGGCTCAACTGCGTTTAGTATGGTTTTTCGGGGTTTGAATGGGGAAATCGTCATGCGAACCTTTTTGGCAAATTTACCTGGGGGAGAGTGGGGCTTTTTAGCCATTAGTATGCTTATCGTTTTTCTTTTGGGATTTTTTATCGATTTCTTTCAGATTGCTTTTATTATTGTGCCTCTGTTTGCTCCAGTTGCCCAGAGTTTTGGTCTGGATATGGTTTGGTACGGTGTTATTTTAGGGGCAAACTTACAAACGTCATTTCTCACGCCTCCTTTTGGATTCGCTCTATTTTATTTGCGAGGAATTGCCCCAGATTCAGTGAAAACATCGGAAATTTATCGGGGAGCTACTCAATTTGTGTTGCTGCAAATTTTGGTGCTAATGGCAATTATTCGTTTTCCGGGAATTGTGACGTGGTTACCGTCTTTGGCTCAGTAA